One genomic window of Coffea eugenioides isolate CCC68of chromosome 1, Ceug_1.0, whole genome shotgun sequence includes the following:
- the LOC113759999 gene encoding putative germin-like protein 2-1, with protein sequence MAFRFHIAAAILALVFTIVYASDPSPLQDFCVAVPDANAGVFVNGKICKDPKLVKPEDFFFPGLNKPGSTANPLGSNVTAVNVNQIPGLNTLGVSLARIDFAPYGLNPPHTHPRATEILVVLEGTLLVGFVTSNPGMNMKNKLFTKVLNPGDVFVFPEGLIHFQFNQGHSNAVAFAALSSQNPGVITIANAVFGSKPPISRDVLTKAFQVDKNVVKYLQSQFWWDNHYYP encoded by the exons ATGGCTTTTCGCTTCCACATAGCTGCAGCCATCCTGGCACTTGTTTTTACAATTGTCTATGCATCTGATCCAAGTCCATTGCAGGATTTTTGTGTCGCAGTTCCTGATGCCAATGCTGGCG TATTTGTCAATGGAAAGATATGCAAGGATCCAAAGCTTGTGAAACCCGAAGATTTCTTCTTTCCAGGGCTTAACAAGCCTGGAAGCACAGCAAATCCACTCGGGTCCAATGTAACAGCAGTTAATGTGAACCAGATTCCAGGACTCAACACTTTAGGTGTTTCCTTAGCACGCATCGATTTTGCGCCTTATGGTTTAAACCCTCCCCACACTCACCCTCGTGCTACCGAGATCCTCGTTGTTTTAGAAGGCACTCTTCTTGTTGGTTTCGTTACTTCGAACCCAGGCATGAACATGAAGAACAAGCTCTTCACCAAGGTTTTGAATCCAGGAGATGTGTTTGTGTTCCCTGAAGGCCTCATTCATTTTCAGTTCAACCAGGGACATTCCAATGCTGTTGCTTTTGCTGCTCTAAGCAGCCAGAATCCAGGAGTCATCACCATTGCTAATGCTGTTTTCGGATCAAAGCCTCCCATTTCTCGTGATGTTCTCACTAAAGCATTCCAGGTTGACAAGAATGTCGTCAAATATCTTCAGTCACAATTTTGGTGGGATAACCACTACTACCCATAG